In Pithys albifrons albifrons isolate INPA30051 chromosome 6, PitAlb_v1, whole genome shotgun sequence, a single genomic region encodes these proteins:
- the CDKN1C gene encoding cyclin-dependent kinase inhibitor 1C, with amino-acid sequence MSNVHLSGAAALERLSARRSLPGNGRSPVCRSLFGPVDHEELGRELRERLREMGEDDQRRWDYNFQTDTPLPGPGRLRWEEVEAGAVPAFYRETLQVGRCRVPLLQAPPSPPPPAASGKGSGARLSRENRAAPRRRELRLRRRGPTARITDFFVRRKRPAEPKAVAERPAGCPPPPAAVPAEQTPRKRLR; translated from the exons ATGTCCAACGTGCACCTCTCCGGCGCCGCCGCGCTGGAGCGCCTCTCTGCCCGGCGATCCCTGCCCGGGAACGGCCGAAGCCCCGTCTGCAGGAGCCTCTTCGGACCGGTGGACCATGAAGAGCTGGGCCGGGAGCTGCGGGAGCGCCTGCGGGAGATGGGGGAGGACGACCAGCGCCGCTGGGACTACAACTTCCAGACCGATACGCCACTGCCGGGACCCGGCCGCCTGCGCTGGGAGGAGGTGGAGGCCGGCGCCGTGCCCGCTTTCTACCGGGAAACTCTGCAGGTGGGACGGTGCCGCGTCCCTCTCCTCCAGGCGCCCCCTTCCCCGCCGCCACCCGCCGCCTCCGGCAAGGGGTCCGGGGCACGCCTGAGCCGGGAGAACCGCGccgcgccccgccgccgcgAGTTGCGGCTCCGCCGGAGGGGCCCGACGGCCCGCATCACAG ATTTCTTCGTGAGGAGAAAAAGGCCGGCGGAGCCCAAGGCGGTGGCGGAGCGCCCTGCGGGctgcccgccgccccccgccgccGTGCCGGCTGAGCAGACCCCCCGCAAGCGGCTCCGGTGA